The Ahaetulla prasina isolate Xishuangbanna chromosome 11, ASM2864084v1, whole genome shotgun sequence genome contains a region encoding:
- the MCTS1 gene encoding malignant T-cell-amplified sequence 1, which produces MFKKFDEKENVSNCIQLKTSVIKGIKNQLIDQFPGIEPWLNQIMPKKDPVKIVRCHEHIEILTVNGELLFFRQREGPFYPTLRLLHKYPFILPHQQVDKGAIKFVLSGANIMCPGLTSPGAKLYPAAADTIVAIMAEGKQHALCVGVMKMAADDIEKVNKGIGIENIHYLNDGLWHMKTYK; this is translated from the exons ATTTGATGAAAAAGAGAATGTATCAAACTGCATCCAGTTGAAAACATCGGTGATTAAAGGCATTAAGAACCAACTGATAGATCAATTCCCGGGTATTGAACCATGGCTAAACCAAATTATGCCAAAGAAAGACCCCGTTAAGATAGTACGATG TCATGAACATATAGAAATTCTTACAGTAAATGGTGAACTGCTGTTCTTCAGGCAAAGGGAAGGGCCCTTTTATCCCACGCTGAGGTTACTACATAAAT ATCCCTTCATTCTACCACATCAACAAGTCGACAAAGGAGCCATTAAATTTGTACTTAGCGGAGCAAATATCATGTGCCCTGGCCTGACGTCTCCAGGAGCTAAACTTTATCCTGCTGCTGCTGATACGATTGTG GCAATAATGGCGGAAGGAAAGCAACATGCACTATGTGTTGGGGTCATGAAGATGGCAGCAGACGATAT AGAGAAAGTCAACAAAGGGATCGGCATTGAAAATATTCACTATTTAAATGACGGCCTTTGGCATATGAAGACCTACAAGTGA
- the C1GALT1C1 gene encoding C1GALT1-specific chaperone 1, with amino-acid sequence MFPESGSFVKGMLLGGICCVLVTLLGHIKTGHTTKSHEHRHLQAPRKEDILNLSEEKRLELTRSLRVYCIILVKPKDLGHWAAVKETWSKHCDKAEFYSSENVKVFDSVVLNTDDMWTMMRQAYKYAYENYRDGYNWFFLAYPTTFAIVENLKYFLLKQDPGQPFYTGQTESSGDLQYVNGAGGIVLSVESLRRLYRVFQDPDKCPEHGGVIWKLSEDKQLALCLKYGGVHAENAEDSEKKDIFNTKSVGALIKEAMANHPQEVVEGCCSDMAITFSGLSPNHMHVMMYGVYRLRAYGHTFNDALTFLPPPDSDND; translated from the coding sequence ATGTTTCCCGAAAGCGGCTCCTTCGTCAAGGGCATGTTGCTTGGAGGAATTTGCTGTGTCTTGGTGACCCTTCTTGGACACATTAAAACGGGCCACACTACCAAATCTCATGAGCACCGACACCTCCAAGCGCCCAGGAAAGAGGACATTCTCAACCTCTCCGAAGAGAAACGCCTGGAGCTGACTCGGAGCCTCCGCGTCTACTGCATCATCCTGGTCAAACCGAAAGATCTGGGACATTGGGCCGCAGTGAAGGAAACCTGGAGCAAACATTGCGACAAAGCCGAGTTCTACAGCTCCGAGAACGTCAAAGTCTTCGACTCGGTCGTGCTGAACACGGACGACATGTGGACGATGATGCGCCAAGCCTACAAATACGCCTACGAGAATTACCGCGACGGCTACAACTGGTTCTTCCTCGCCTACCCCACCACCTTCGCCATCGTGGAAAACCTCAAGTACTTCTTGTTGAAGCAAGACCCCGGCCAGCCGTTCTACACGGGCCAGACCGAATCCTCGGGAGATCTACAGTACGTGAACGGCGCGGGCGGGATCGTCTTGAGCGTGGAATCCTTACGGCGACTCTACCGGGTTTTCCAAGATCCGGATAAGTGTCCTGAACACGGAGGCGTGATTTGGAAACTTTCCGAAGATAAACAGTTGGCCTTGTGCTTGAAGTATGGCGGGGTGCACGCCGAAAACGCCGAAGATTCGGAGAAAAAGGACATCTTCAACACCAAGTCGGTGGGTGCCCTCATTAAGGAGGCTATGGCCAACCACCCGCAGGAGGTGGTGGAAGGCTGCTGCTCGGATATGGCCATCACGTTCAGTGGCCTGTCGCCGAACCACATGCACGTCATGATGTACGGGGTCTACAGGCTCCGAGCGTACGGCCACACTTTCAACGATGCCTTAACTTTCCTCCCTCCGCCAGACTCCGATAACGACTGA